One Rhizobium sp. 9140 genomic region harbors:
- a CDS encoding 3-oxoacid CoA-transferase subunit B — MSTGTREDIKLSNAQIAWRAAQDIEDGAYVNLGIGFPEMVARYQPPGRRAIFHTENGILDFGEPPAAGEEDWDLINAGKRAVTLNPGAAFFHHADSFAMVRGGHLDVAILGAYQVAQTGDLANWRVGSKGVPAVGGAMDLVHGAKQVFVITEHVTKDGKPKLVEACTFPLTGVACITRVYTSHAVIDIAGGRFVVREKLAALSMEDLQAMTGAPLHVAAPVVDLVVPELGGH; from the coding sequence ATGAGCACCGGCACCCGCGAAGACATCAAGCTCTCCAACGCCCAGATCGCCTGGCGCGCCGCGCAGGACATCGAGGACGGCGCCTATGTCAATCTCGGCATCGGTTTTCCCGAAATGGTGGCGCGCTACCAGCCGCCCGGCCGCCGGGCGATCTTCCACACCGAAAACGGCATTCTCGACTTCGGCGAGCCGCCGGCAGCCGGCGAGGAAGACTGGGACCTGATCAATGCCGGCAAGCGTGCTGTAACCCTGAACCCTGGTGCTGCCTTCTTCCACCACGCCGACAGCTTCGCCATGGTGCGCGGCGGACATCTCGACGTCGCCATTCTCGGTGCCTATCAGGTAGCCCAGACGGGCGATCTCGCCAATTGGCGGGTCGGATCGAAGGGCGTTCCCGCCGTCGGCGGCGCGATGGATCTCGTCCACGGCGCAAAACAGGTCTTCGTCATTACCGAGCATGTGACGAAGGACGGCAAGCCGAAGCTGGTCGAGGCCTGCACCTTCCCGCTGACGGGCGTTGCCTGCATCACGCGGGTCTATACCAGCCATGCCGTCATCGACATCGCCGGCGGCCGCTTCGTGGTGCGCGAGAAGCTCGCCGCCCTGTCGATGGAGGATCTCCAGGCCATGACCGGCGCGCCGCTGCATGTCGCTGCACCCGTTGTCGATCTCGTCGTGCCAGAACTCGGAGGACATTGA
- a CDS encoding IclR family transcriptional regulator domain-containing protein, protein METKQSDMMGGLAKGLRVIEAFTADTPRLSISEAAAMAGLDRATTRRCLLTLAEQGYCAYDGKFFTVTPRVLRLGTGCLATMPLPRIVQPWLDELSERIGQSTSVAILDESDIVYVARAAQRKVMSIALMPGSRLPAYCTSMGRVLLAALPEDMARSLLGAAPLAQRTPHTMTAVERLMTELETVRAQGYAAVSEEVELGLRSIAVPIVNARGQVVAALNTGFPASSETMETVAQTFLELLLHVRKELSRILN, encoded by the coding sequence ATGGAAACGAAGCAGAGCGACATGATGGGCGGCCTCGCCAAGGGGCTTCGGGTGATCGAGGCTTTCACGGCGGATACGCCGCGCCTGAGCATTTCCGAAGCCGCCGCGATGGCCGGGCTCGACCGGGCGACGACGCGACGCTGCCTGTTGACGCTCGCGGAGCAGGGGTACTGCGCCTATGACGGCAAGTTCTTTACGGTGACGCCACGCGTCTTGCGGCTCGGGACCGGCTGTCTCGCGACCATGCCGCTGCCCCGCATCGTCCAGCCCTGGCTGGATGAACTGTCCGAAAGGATCGGCCAAAGCACGTCGGTTGCCATCCTCGATGAGAGCGATATCGTCTATGTCGCGCGGGCCGCGCAGCGGAAGGTGATGTCGATCGCTCTCATGCCCGGCTCGCGCCTGCCGGCCTACTGCACCTCCATGGGGCGCGTGCTGCTGGCGGCCCTGCCGGAAGATATGGCACGAAGCCTCCTCGGCGCGGCGCCGCTTGCCCAGCGAACGCCGCACACGATGACGGCTGTCGAAAGGCTGATGACCGAACTGGAGACGGTTCGCGCCCAGGGCTATGCCGCCGTCAGCGAAGAGGTGGAGCTCGGCCTGCGATCAATCGCGGTTCCCATCGTCAATGCTCGCGGGCAGGTGGTCGCGGCATTGAACACCGGCTTTCCCGCATCCTCGGAAACGATGGAA
- a CDS encoding 3-oxoacid CoA-transferase subunit A has translation MDKTVSSTADAVKDIGDGATIMIGGFGGSGAPIELIHALIDKRPTGLTVINNNAGNGRIGIAAMIDAGMVRKMICSFPRSSDPRAFTDRYLAGEIELELVPQGTLAERIRAGGAGIPAFYTPTAYGTDLAEGKPIAEFDGRHYVQERWLKADFAIVKAHLGDRHGNLTFNKAGRNFNPLMCMAAATTIAQVSSIVAPGEIDPEHVITPGIFVNRVTEVAHPQQEEELIRAGVSYA, from the coding sequence GTGGACAAGACGGTCAGCAGCACGGCGGACGCCGTGAAGGACATCGGAGACGGTGCCACCATCATGATCGGGGGCTTTGGCGGCTCCGGCGCGCCGATCGAGCTCATTCACGCGCTGATCGACAAGCGCCCGACAGGGCTGACGGTGATCAACAACAATGCCGGCAACGGCCGCATCGGCATCGCCGCGATGATCGACGCCGGCATGGTGCGCAAGATGATCTGCTCGTTTCCCCGCTCGTCCGATCCGCGCGCCTTTACAGACCGTTATCTCGCCGGCGAGATCGAACTGGAGCTCGTTCCGCAAGGCACGCTTGCCGAACGCATTCGCGCCGGCGGCGCTGGTATCCCCGCCTTCTACACGCCGACCGCCTATGGCACCGACCTTGCCGAGGGCAAGCCGATCGCGGAATTCGACGGCCGCCATTATGTGCAGGAGCGCTGGCTGAAGGCGGATTTCGCCATCGTCAAGGCACATCTGGGAGACCGTCACGGCAACCTCACCTTCAACAAGGCGGGCCGCAACTTCAATCCGCTGATGTGCATGGCGGCGGCGACCACCATCGCCCAGGTTTCCAGCATCGTCGCACCGGGCGAGATCGACCCGGAGCACGTGATCACGCCGGGCATCTTCGTGAACCGCGTCACGGAGGTCGCACATCCACAACAGGAAGAAGAGCTCATCCGAGCCGGAGTATCCTACGCATGA